A region from the Streptomyces lydicus genome encodes:
- a CDS encoding ABC transporter ATP-binding protein, producing MTTTATTTPTTAQGADRAPVVSFRRVSKSYGAVRAVADLDLELSPGETVALLGPNGAGKSSALDLLLGLRNADSGSVTLFGTTPQRAIAQGKVGAMLQSGGLMEGVKVKELVKLARDLHPRGYPLDRILATAGITDIADRLVDKLSGGQEQRVRFALATAGANDLIVLDEPTTGMDVSARQTFWGAMRRQAEQGRTVLFATHYLEEADEIADRVIVLHRGRVLADGTAAEIKARAGARRVSFELDEPVDREALQSLPSLAALEISGRTVRIRSHDADATVHALYGLGLRPQHLEVTGLGLEQAFIALTTASDATPTAEEAAR from the coding sequence ATGACGACCACAGCGACCACCACACCCACCACCGCGCAGGGGGCGGACCGGGCACCCGTGGTCAGCTTCCGGCGGGTCAGCAAGAGTTACGGCGCGGTGCGCGCGGTGGCCGACCTGGATCTGGAGCTGTCCCCGGGAGAGACCGTCGCGCTCCTCGGCCCGAACGGCGCGGGCAAGTCCTCGGCCCTCGACCTGCTCCTCGGCCTGCGCAACGCCGACTCCGGCAGCGTGACCCTCTTCGGCACGACCCCGCAGCGCGCCATCGCACAGGGCAAGGTCGGCGCGATGCTGCAGAGCGGCGGCCTGATGGAGGGCGTCAAGGTCAAGGAGTTGGTCAAGCTCGCCCGCGATCTGCACCCGCGCGGCTATCCGCTCGACCGGATCCTGGCCACCGCCGGCATCACCGACATCGCCGACCGCCTGGTCGACAAGCTCTCCGGCGGCCAGGAACAGCGGGTGCGCTTCGCCCTCGCCACGGCCGGCGCCAATGACCTGATCGTGCTGGACGAGCCGACCACCGGTATGGACGTCTCCGCCCGGCAGACCTTCTGGGGCGCGATGCGCCGGCAGGCCGAGCAGGGCCGTACGGTCCTCTTCGCGACGCACTACCTCGAAGAGGCCGACGAGATCGCCGACCGGGTGATCGTGCTGCACCGCGGCCGGGTGCTCGCCGACGGCACCGCCGCCGAGATCAAGGCCAGGGCGGGCGCCCGCAGGGTCAGCTTCGAGCTCGACGAGCCGGTCGACCGCGAGGCGCTGCAGAGCCTGCCGTCCCTGGCCGCCCTGGAGATCTCCGGCCGCACGGTCCGCATCCGGTCCCACGACGCCGATGCCACCGTCCACGCCCTCTACGGCCTCGGCCTGCGCCCGCAGCACCTCGAAGTCACCGGCCTCGGTCTGGAGCAGGCCTTCATCGCCCTGACCACCGCTTCCGACGCGACCCCCACCGCCGAGGAGGCGGCCCGATGA
- a CDS encoding DUF6113 family protein, translating into MSTAKGGGGGTEGNGRAAADKGGAASGGKGGSPSGGKGGAASGGKGGAASGNGQRSRAGSAGTPGARSGAPVAPRAGAVLTAPLTPGRVGIYVLLLVTGVLVAFAGTLVQAAWFPGGLVLALAGVGGLFYGGVRATGTSAGVLVPGGAWLVTVFLLLSNVRPEGDFLFGAGVGSYIFLLGGILVAVICATAAQMRTTAARYGRVGG; encoded by the coding sequence ATGAGTACGGCGAAGGGTGGCGGGGGCGGCACCGAAGGCAACGGCCGGGCGGCTGCCGATAAGGGCGGCGCGGCTTCCGGCGGTAAGGGCGGCTCGCCCTCCGGCGGTAAGGGAGGCGCGGCGTCCGGAGGCAAGGGTGGCGCGGCCTCCGGTAACGGGCAGCGGTCCAGGGCGGGCTCGGCCGGCACGCCCGGTGCGCGGTCCGGCGCCCCCGTGGCGCCGCGGGCCGGTGCCGTACTGACCGCGCCGCTGACGCCGGGCCGGGTGGGCATATATGTGCTTCTTCTGGTCACCGGCGTGCTGGTCGCCTTCGCCGGAACGCTGGTGCAGGCGGCCTGGTTCCCCGGCGGGTTGGTGCTGGCGCTGGCCGGTGTCGGCGGTCTCTTCTATGGCGGCGTCCGGGCGACCGGCACCTCCGCGGGCGTGCTGGTGCCCGGCGGGGCCTGGCTGGTGACGGTGTTCCTGCTGCTGAGCAATGTCCGGCCGGAAGGCGACTTTCTTTTCGGCGCGGGGGTCGGTTCGTACATCTTCCTGCTGGGCGGCATCCTGGTCGCTGTGATCTGCGCCACCGCCGCCCAGATGCGCACGACGGCCGCCCGGTACGGGCGAGTTGGCGGATGA
- the mshB gene encoding N-acetyl-1-D-myo-inositol-2-amino-2-deoxy-alpha-D-glucopyranoside deacetylase: protein MSPQPAPSRSVPSGGSASRPASSRRLLLVHAHPDDESIVNGVTMAKYAAEGAQVTLVTCTLGEEGEVIPPELAHLAPDRDDTLGPYRAGELAAAMEALGVTDHRFLGGPGRYRDSGMMGAVQNERPDAFWQAPLDEAAADLVAVIREVRPQVLVAYDPHGGYGHPDHIQAHRVAMRGAELAARADFRPELGRAHAIGKIYWNCTPRSVVEEGFARLHAAGHRFPGVATVDDVPGVVPDSEVTAALHGDPAQIAAKTAAMRAHYTQIAVDGPFFALSNDLGQPLLGSEHYRLVQGVPGVAAGAHEDDLFAGVGEMAGMEESVLIEEVAE from the coding sequence ATGAGTCCTCAGCCCGCCCCGTCCCGGTCGGTCCCCTCCGGGGGAAGCGCTTCGCGCCCGGCTTCTTCCCGCCGGCTGCTGCTGGTGCATGCCCACCCCGACGACGAGTCGATCGTCAACGGTGTGACCATGGCCAAGTACGCGGCCGAAGGTGCGCAGGTCACCCTGGTGACCTGCACGCTCGGCGAGGAGGGCGAGGTCATCCCGCCCGAGCTCGCGCACCTCGCGCCGGACCGTGACGACACCCTCGGCCCGTACCGCGCCGGCGAGCTGGCCGCCGCGATGGAGGCCCTGGGCGTCACGGACCACCGCTTCCTCGGCGGGCCGGGCCGCTACCGGGACTCCGGGATGATGGGCGCGGTGCAGAACGAGCGGCCGGACGCCTTCTGGCAGGCCCCGCTCGACGAGGCGGCCGCCGATCTGGTGGCCGTGATCCGCGAGGTCAGGCCGCAGGTCCTGGTCGCCTATGACCCGCACGGCGGATACGGTCACCCCGATCACATCCAGGCCCACCGGGTGGCGATGCGCGGCGCCGAGCTGGCCGCCCGGGCGGATTTCCGGCCCGAGCTGGGCCGTGCGCATGCGATCGGGAAGATCTACTGGAACTGCACCCCGCGGTCCGTGGTCGAGGAGGGCTTCGCGCGGCTGCACGCGGCCGGCCACCGCTTTCCCGGGGTCGCCACGGTCGACGATGTGCCGGGCGTGGTGCCGGACTCCGAGGTCACGGCGGCCCTCCACGGCGATCCCGCGCAGATCGCCGCCAAGACCGCGGCGATGCGGGCGCACTACACCCAGATCGCGGTCGACGGGCCGTTCTTCGCGCTCTCCAACGACTTGGGCCAGCCGCTGCTCGGCTCGGAACACTATCGGCTGGTGCAGGGCGTCCCGGGCGTCGCGGCGGGCGCGCATGAGGACGACCTTTTCGCGGGTGTGGGCGAAATGGCGGGTATGGAGGAGAGTGTCCTTATCGAGGAGGTGGCGGAATGA